In Candidatus Hydrogenedens sp., the following are encoded in one genomic region:
- a CDS encoding DEAD/DEAH box helicase, with amino-acid sequence MIAKKKQEITYPKTWDVPVSSLPEVGPGREKKLNTMGIKTVHDLLLYPPRRYEDRRCLGSIQTVEEGKKYSLSVIVERARQVYLRKGLSQSRVIFKDNTGTVEGIFWGQAYLTRYLFQSSKRFFLYGTIEKVNSRLVMNNPEYEELIDEETNIHTARIVPIYTVCEGISLRSFRRWIYETLLHVPINDDLSEDFLKIRSLLPLPEAVRKLHFPETMEDIEQARKRLAYEEVLKVQKEWWIWKEESVKGKSVCGHKTDGEILLTFRRQLPFQLTAAQQRVIDEILVDLSSQKQMLRLVQGDVGCGKTLVALHAICACVDSGYQAALMAPTEILAEQHFLNLKKLLSSLPVRIELLTHSVRNAKEIRKQIAQGEIHIIVGTQALIQEATLFHNLGLIVIDEQHRFGVMQRRKLRMKGPAPDVLYLTATPIPRSLAMTIYGGMDISVIDEMPPGRSPVKTYIIPEKKRKDLIQFIIQQAQEGFATY; translated from the coding sequence ATGATTGCTAAGAAGAAACAGGAAATTACTTATCCGAAAACCTGGGATGTTCCTGTTTCATCCTTGCCAGAAGTGGGTCCCGGGCGTGAAAAAAAATTAAATACTATGGGGATAAAAACTGTTCATGATTTACTTCTTTACCCGCCCCGTAGATATGAAGACCGAAGATGTTTGGGAAGTATTCAGACGGTAGAAGAAGGCAAGAAATATTCACTGTCCGTTATTGTGGAGCGTGCGAGACAGGTTTACCTACGAAAGGGACTATCTCAATCTCGCGTAATCTTTAAAGATAATACAGGAACCGTAGAAGGAATTTTTTGGGGACAGGCATATCTTACAAGATACCTATTTCAATCGAGCAAAAGATTTTTCCTTTATGGCACCATCGAAAAGGTAAATTCCCGCCTCGTAATGAATAATCCCGAATATGAAGAACTTATTGACGAGGAAACAAATATCCATACCGCGCGAATTGTCCCGATATATACTGTGTGTGAAGGTATTTCCCTTCGTTCCTTTCGTCGGTGGATATATGAAACATTGTTACATGTCCCTATTAACGATGATTTATCAGAAGATTTCCTCAAAATTCGTTCTCTATTACCATTGCCCGAAGCTGTTCGAAAATTGCATTTTCCCGAAACAATGGAAGATATAGAACAAGCCCGCAAACGGCTTGCTTATGAAGAAGTATTGAAAGTCCAGAAAGAGTGGTGGATATGGAAAGAAGAAAGTGTCAAAGGTAAATCTGTATGCGGCCATAAAACGGATGGTGAAATTTTATTAACCTTCCGCCGCCAATTACCCTTCCAACTGACTGCTGCCCAGCAACGGGTTATTGATGAAATTCTTGTTGATTTATCCTCACAAAAACAAATGTTGCGTCTGGTTCAAGGGGATGTTGGTTGTGGTAAAACATTGGTGGCCCTTCATGCTATTTGTGCTTGTGTGGATAGCGGTTATCAGGCAGCATTAATGGCTCCTACGGAGATATTAGCAGAGCAACATTTTTTAAATCTTAAAAAACTTTTATCATCACTACCTGTTCGAATTGAATTGTTAACCCATTCCGTTAGAAATGCAAAAGAGATACGAAAACAAATTGCCCAAGGAGAGATACACATTATTGTTGGCACACAGGCACTCATACAGGAAGCGACCCTTTTTCATAATTTGGGACTTATTGTTATTGATGAACAACACCGTTTCGGTGTTATGCAAAGAAGAAAATTACGAATGAAAGGACCTGCGCCGGATGTACTTTATTTGACTGCGACCCCAATCCCTCGTTCTCTGGCAATGACCATATATGGTGGTATGGATATTAGTGTTATTGACGAAATGCCTCCGGGACGCTCTCCCGTTAAAACTTATATTATCCCGGAAAAAAAACGGAAAGACTTAATTCAATTTATTATTCAGCAGGCGCAGGAAGGTTTTGCTACTTACT